CGGATTGGGAAGTCATGGTCGACGGCGCGCCCGCCGCTCCGCTTCGGGTCAATTACATCCAACGGGCGGTCTACCTGGAACCGGGGGAACATGAAGTCGAGTGGTCATTCCGTCCCCCGGCCGTCAGGCGGGGGCTGTGGTTGGTGGCGGTCGGGCTGCTGGGAACGGCGGCCGTGGCGGTCAAGCGCCGCCCCCGGAGGTCCCGTTGATGCCTTTCCCCCGGTTCCGGGTGAGCATGCCGCTTTCGGAGATACCCCGGTTTTTGGGGCCGGTTACCCCCGGAGCGGTCGGGGAGTTCGCCCGGGCGTTTCGGAAATTCGGCGGTTTCGGACCGGTTTTCCCAACGGATTCGGGCCGCTCCGCCTTCAAAATGATCTTAGCCGCCCTGGAGCCGGAACCGGGGGCCGAGATCGTTTTTCCCGCCTACACCTTTCACCCCATGCCGGTTCTCGCCGCGGAATGCGGCCTGGTCCCGGTTTTCGCCGATGTGGAACCGGGAACCTGGAACCTGTCCCCGGAATCGTTTGCCGCCGCGGTCACCTCCCGCACCCGGGCGGTCGTCCCCACCCACCTTTTCGGGGTCCCGGCGCGGATGGACGAAATCGCCGCCGCCGCCCGGGCCCGCGGCATCGCCGTGGTCGAGGATTGCGCCCATGCCCTGGGCGCAGATTACCACGGCCGGCCGGCCGGAAATTCCGGGGACGCGGCGGTATTCACCTTTGCTCCCAGCAAGAACCTCCCCTGCTGGGGGGGCGGCATGATCGCGGCCAATAATCCGGAGCTGGCGGCCCGGTTGGAGGTTCTGACGGCCGCGACGTCTGCGCCTCCCCGGAGCGCTCTCGTCCGCCGTCATTTCGGCAACATGGCGGCGATGCTGGCCACCCACCCGCTTCTGTACGGTTGGACGCTGTACCCCATTACCCGCGCGGCCGCCAGGTCCGGCCGAGACCCCTTCGAAACCAAGTTCATAGAGGAAGCGATTCCTCCCCGGCCCCCTACGGTGCGTCCGCCGGGTCCGGAACGATCGTTTCGGGGAAGGGGGCTTTCTCCGGTCCAGGCCGCGGCGGGGCTTCGCCAGCTCCGGCGGTTTCCCCGCTGGCTGGAGATTCAGCGCGCCCACGCCCGCTTTCTGCGCCACCGGCTGGAAAACCTTGCCCTCCTGCAATTTCAGCAGGAACCACCGGGAGCTAGTTCCTCCTTTCTCTATCTCCGGGTCCGGGTCGAGGACCCGGGGGAAGTGCGCCGCCGCCTGCTTCTTGGCGGGGTGGATACCAAGGCCGACGATATGCGGGACTGCTCCTCGTTGCCGTTTTTTCATGCGGCTTCGTGTCCCGTGGCGGCGCGCCTGGGCGGCCACTGTATCGAACTTCCCTGCAGCCCCCTGTATTCGGCGCAGGATATCGAGAATATCGCCCGGCGAATCATCCGCAGCCTCCGTTGACGTCTGTTCCTGCTGGCCATCGCCGCCATTGGCCTCGGGGCCGGGCGGCGAGCAAGCCGCTTGACTCGCCGGGATTCCTTGAGAGTATAGTCACGATATGAAAGTTATCCCCGACAGCGTCCCGGGAGGGGCGGCTTCCCCGGGAGGAGGCAGATGAAAATACGCGACGGCGCCTACTTCGCCAAGGAAATCGCGCTCATGAACGCTTTCCCTTCCCGGAGAGTTCCCCTGAGCGTGCACGTCGGAGTGACCAACCGCTGCAGCAACCGCTGCCGGTATTGCAACTTCGAATCGCGCCCGCGCGAAGACGAGTGGGAAACCGGGGAACTGCTCAAGGTTCTGGAGGAGATCGGGAACGCGGGCGGCCGCCGGGTTCAGTTCACGGGGGGGGAGCCCATGCTTCGGGACGACATCGGGAAGGTTCTGAACCGGGCCCGGGGACTGGGGCTGTTCACCGGGTTGTCCACCAACGGATTTTCGGTCCCCGGCCGGATCGGGGAACTGCGCGGGGCCGACATGGTCCAGGTTTCCTACGACGGGCCGCCCGAGGTCCACGGCTATCTGCGCGGAGAGAAGAGTCACGCCGAAGCGGTGGCGGCGCTCGACGCCCTGCTGGCGGCGGGAATCCCCGCCTGGATCAACACCGTTCTCACCACCGTCAATTCCGGGCATATCGGGGAGATCGTTGAGTTCGCCCGCTCCCGCGGCATCACGGCCAATTTCGTGCTCCTGGATTTTTTCCTGGAGCCCGGGGGGCATTTCCATCCCGCCCTTTCCCGGATAGAGGGACTGGTTCTTCGCGGAGCCGCGAGGCGGGAGGCCCTGGAGGAGTTGATCGGGTTGAAGAAAGCCGGGGCACCGGTGGGAGGGTCATTGCCCTACCTGGAAAACGCCCGGGACTGGCCCTACGAGGACCGCGTCACCGGACCGGAACCCTCCCGGCTTTACCGCTGTTGGGCGGGCCGGGCCACCGCCCATCTGGAAGCGGACGGGATGCTGTATGCCTGCGGGATGGGCGTGGGCCGCGTGGAAGGCGTGGACGCGAGAAAACTGGGGTTCGCGGAGGCGTGGAAGCGCCTGCGGCCGCTTCCCGGGTGCCGCAGCTGCACCATGGCCTGCGGGGTCGAAGCCAACCTGCTTTTCTCGATGAACCCGCGCGCGGCAATCAACTGGATCGGCTTGGTCTAGGAACAGGAAACCGACCCCGGGCGGGTCGGGGAAAGCTGGAACGGGAGACGGAAATATCCGTCTATTTATTCTTTGCGGCTGGACTGGACTGGAAACGGACGAAGATCTGGGGTATATGTATCATTTCGTAAGATCAACCTGAGGGAGAAAATATGGCGCGTTTCAAGACAGTGATGGTCATCGGCGGAGGGGGGTACGTGGGAGCGGTTCTGGTCCCCAAGCTTCTGGCGGCGGGGTACCGGGTCAAGGTATACGATCTTTTCATCTACGGAACCGAGGTTTTCGACCGGGTGCGCTCCCACCCGGGCTTGGAGTTGATAACGGGCGACGTGCGCGACCTCGTCCGCCTGGAAGAGGCGATGACGGGAGCGGAGGCGATCATCCACCTGGCCTGCATCTCCAACGATCCCAGTTTCGAACTGGACCCGGACCTGGGCAAATCGATCAATTTCGACTGCTTCGAACCTCTGGTCAAGCTGGCCAAGCGCATGGGGGTAAAACGCTTTATCTACGCTTCGTCTTCCAGCGTCTACGGGGTCAAGGAGTGCGAAAACGTTTCCGAGGAGATGACCTGCGAGCCGCTGACCGATTATTCCAGGTTCAAGACCATGTGCGAAGAGGTCCTCCTTCGATACGTCGACGGCGGGTTCGTGGGCCTGATCCTGCGCCCGGCCACGGTCTGCGGTTACTCGCCCCGGCAGCGGCTCGATCTGATCATCAACATCCTCACCAGCCATGCCGTGCTCAACCGCAGAATCATGGTGGACGGGGGGGCCCAGAAACGACCCAACATCCACATCGACGACATCACCGACCTCTACATCCGCTCTCTCGAATATGACGACGATATGATCAACGGCAAGATCTTCAACGCCGGCTACGAGAATTTCC
This DNA window, taken from bacterium, encodes the following:
- a CDS encoding DegT/DnrJ/EryC1/StrS family aminotransferase is translated as MPFPRFRVSMPLSEIPRFLGPVTPGAVGEFARAFRKFGGFGPVFPTDSGRSAFKMILAALEPEPGAEIVFPAYTFHPMPVLAAECGLVPVFADVEPGTWNLSPESFAAAVTSRTRAVVPTHLFGVPARMDEIAAAARARGIAVVEDCAHALGADYHGRPAGNSGDAAVFTFAPSKNLPCWGGGMIAANNPELAARLEVLTAATSAPPRSALVRRHFGNMAAMLATHPLLYGWTLYPITRAAARSGRDPFETKFIEEAIPPRPPTVRPPGPERSFRGRGLSPVQAAAGLRQLRRFPRWLEIQRAHARFLRHRLENLALLQFQQEPPGASSSFLYLRVRVEDPGEVRRRLLLGGVDTKADDMRDCSSLPFFHAASCPVAARLGGHCIELPCSPLYSAQDIENIARRIIRSLR
- a CDS encoding radical SAM protein, with the translated sequence MKIRDGAYFAKEIALMNAFPSRRVPLSVHVGVTNRCSNRCRYCNFESRPREDEWETGELLKVLEEIGNAGGRRVQFTGGEPMLRDDIGKVLNRARGLGLFTGLSTNGFSVPGRIGELRGADMVQVSYDGPPEVHGYLRGEKSHAEAVAALDALLAAGIPAWINTVLTTVNSGHIGEIVEFARSRGITANFVLLDFFLEPGGHFHPALSRIEGLVLRGAARREALEELIGLKKAGAPVGGSLPYLENARDWPYEDRVTGPEPSRLYRCWAGRATAHLEADGMLYACGMGVGRVEGVDARKLGFAEAWKRLRPLPGCRSCTMACGVEANLLFSMNPRAAINWIGLV
- a CDS encoding NAD-dependent epimerase/dehydratase family protein — translated: MARFKTVMVIGGGGYVGAVLVPKLLAAGYRVKVYDLFIYGTEVFDRVRSHPGLELITGDVRDLVRLEEAMTGAEAIIHLACISNDPSFELDPDLGKSINFDCFEPLVKLAKRMGVKRFIYASSSSVYGVKECENVSEEMTCEPLTDYSRFKTMCEEVLLRYVDGGFVGLILRPATVCGYSPRQRLDLIINILTSHAVLNRRIMVDGGAQKRPNIHIDDITDLYIRSLEYDDDMINGKIFNAGYENFPVAELAEKVKNTVGGDIEVVVRATNDPRSYHISSEKIARELGFVPGRGIEAAVRELKEALEDGRLRDPMNNPMYYNIRRMKEIKLK